A stretch of DNA from Lysinibacillus sp. B2A1:
ATTCTCAGATGTAAGTATGGGAATTGGTATGATTGTCATTGGTCTGGCATCCGTTATTATTGGTGAAGCCATCTTTGGTACTAAAACAATTATGCGTACAACTTTTGCTGTCATCGCAGGGGCTATTATTTATCGTATTATTTTAGCTTTAGCATTGCGTGTAGATTTCCTAGATTCAGGAGATATGAAATTAATCACAGCCATTATCGTTATTCTAGCGCTTATCTTACCTCAATTTATCAATAAGAGTAAGGAGCGCAAACGTAAGGTCAAACGCGCAGGAGGAGGGAAAGGCCTTGCTTAAGCTAAACGGTATCAATAAAATTTTTAATGAAGGTACACCCGATGAAAAAATTGCGCTTGCCGAAATTAATTTGCATTTAAAGCCAGGTGATTTTGTCACAATTATCGGTAGTAACGGTGCTGGTAAGTCAACGATGATGAATATGATTTCAGGTGCTTTAACGCCTGACTTTGGCTCAGTTTTAATTGATGGAAATAATGTCACGACGTTACCAGAATATAAACGCTCTCATTACATTGGTCGCGTATTTCAGGATCCAATGGCAGGCACAGCGCCAACTATGACGATTGAAGAAAACTTAGCATTAGCATACTCACGAAATAAAGGTAGAGGCATACGCATCGGTGTTGATAAAAAACGTCGAGAGTTCTTTAAAGAGTCTTTAGAGATGCTTGGCTTAAATCTTGAAAACCGTCTATCAGCAAAGGTTGGCTTATTGTCAGGCGGGGAACGTCAAGCTCTGTCACTTTTAATGGCTACATTTACAAAGCCATCTATTTTATTGCTTGATGAGCATACGGCCGCACTTGACCCTTCTCGTGCAGAGTTAATTACTCGCATTACAAAGTATTTAGTTGAGAAGGATAACTTAACAACATTAATGGTTACGCATAATATGCAGCAAGCATTAGATTTAGGAAACCGTCTAATTATGATGGATAAAGGCCAAATTATTTTAGAGGTTGGCGAGGATCGCAAGCACGAATTGACGATTCCAGATTTAATGGCAGAATTCGAACGCATCCGCGGAGAGAAAATGAATTCTGATCGTGCTTTATTAGGGTAATCAAAACGCTCATACATTGGTATGGGCGTTTTTTTGCTTTATGTAGATATTTTCGATAAACAAAGGAAAAGTTTCGATAAAGTGTATGATAATCTTGGGAAAGGAGGTGGAAAATGTGCTATTGAAAAAGAGAGAAGTATCATCGAAGCAACAGATGTTAGAGATGATCAATTTATAAGGAGCTTTAAAATTACATTTTTTATTTTAACTTTGTTTTATTATGTGGGCATTTCAAAATTTTATGCAGTTCATGTAGATTTGAAATAAAGTTGCGATGTTTATAAAAAAGATCAGATGTTTTGAATAAAGTCGCGACGCTTATAAAAAAGTTTGATTAAAAATCTTGTGTTGATATGCTGGATTTTTTCTTGTTCCGTAAACGGGCCAGATTGTAGAATAACAAGCTTTTAAGAAATGTTTAGCAGGGAACTAGCCCCACCTTTTAACGTCTTCTAAAATATGGAATATTAAAATTTAGGGAGATGTAAGTAGTTATGAAAAAAATGGTTTATGTAATTCTAAATATTGTTGCTGTAGGTTTAGCTGTTACTTTATTAGGTAATCGAGCTAGTCAAGACACGGTTTTAGCTAAGGAAATTGAGTCCCTTTTAGAAAATAGTGAAACACAAATTGATTAAACGAAGCTTACCGATTTCAATTGGACTCAAGTCGATGTATTTGGACCTTATACATCAAATGAAGTTATTGAAGATTCAATGGAAATTAAATTTAATGGTGATAATGGGGGAATTGATATTTTAGAAGACCGTTTTTTATTAGTATTTGCTGATGAAAAATATGCCGTAAAAACGGTTGTACTTTCAAGGAAATACGGTAACTACGACATAAAAGATAATAAATTTTTAAGTGTTGAGCAGTAACTTTCTAGTATGTATCAAATATGCAATTTATATTGGAATAACGTTCTCAAACAAAAGTTTGGAGAGAGAGCGAAATCCAAGAAATGCTGTTAAACCAACATTTATTGGATTTTACTTTGAATATTGTTTATACATCTTTTTAAGCAAATATATAAACAGTGCTACGATAGTACTTTTCAAGATTATGCAGAGTATGTTATCTGAATAAAAATCTGTATATTGACGCTTTAAAACTGCATTTTATTATCGTTCCTATACTTCAATTACAAGGCCTTTTATTCTTGAAAAGGGATTGTGCCTTCTTCGGCTAAAGGGCCATTTAACGGAATAAATCATGTTAAAATTGAATCAATTAAAAAGCGAATGTGGGAGGGTTCTAATATGGGCTTAGCTTTGGAGATTGCACGTATTTTACTACCTTTTGTAATAGTGGGTGGGATTGCAATATTTGTAGTTATGAGAATGAAACATAAATATAAAAAAGGCACCCTGGGTAAAAAAGAATCCAAAGGTGCTCAAAATTTCTTAGATAGTTTAATACCACTTGGAATGATGATTGGTTGTGCTGTTGCTGTACTTCTCAGCATGTTTTTCCCAATCCCCTTACTGTCTACAATAGGTTTGGGATCCGGAATAGGTTTATTATTTGGATATTTTGCTTATGAAATTTATAGCAAAAAAGGAGAAGTTATTGGTAAATAGTTATCTTCTAGAAAAGGGCTCGATTCTGTAATAAGGATCAGCGCTCGTTTTCATTAAAGGGCCAGATTGTTGAGTAACAATCTATTAAGAAATGTTACTTAACGACGATTTCGGTGCATTTTAAAAAGTGGTAAAATTTTCTTGATAGAGTTAATTAATGGTTTAATGAAAAAGAAATAAAATCATTATTACTTAAATTCTTTTTGCGTATGCAAACTATCGAGGAAAGGTTGCTGAAAGAAAATGAAATCAATACTCAAAATACTTATGAATCCAATAGCTAATCTGAACGAAGAGTTGAAACAAATGATGCCTCTTTCGATTGCACTTGGACATGAAAACGATGTATTTGTCCTACTGAAGGAAGAGCCAATTCCACTAATCGATGGTTGTTTCCCTGCAACCGTTACGGAACAAAGCTATAGATATCAAGTCATTCATCTAAAAGATGGACAAAAGAAAGTACTAGATTTGCCGAAAGAGACATGGAATTATCATTACATACAGCCGATTGATGACGGACAATTTCTGCTTGTATGCGCACGGTCGTATTACCATGATGCGCAAAACATTGAAGAAAACGCACGTGTCTATGATGAAAATGGGCGTTTCATCCGATCATTTTGTTTAGGGGATGGTATTGGGCATGTGTACGTAACAAAGAATCAAGAGATTTGGACAGGGTACTTTGATGAAGGCGTTTTCGGCAATTACGGCTGGAAGGATCCGGTTGGCCGCAGCGGGCTAGTTGGCTGGGACGCCTCGGGTGCTAAATTGGATTCGCTTGAAGAAGATAAGGAATATTTTATTTTTGAGTGTTTGGCGTTGAATGGTGTAGCAGATGGAGGAATTTGGTTTTTCTTTAGCCTAGATTCGAAGATTGGCGTACGGAAAGAGGGTCTCACATCGTATTATTCACCCGAAGATATTTATTTTCAGGCGTTTGCGGTGAACGGGGAGACGATCGTTGC
This window harbors:
- a CDS encoding ABC transporter ATP-binding protein, which encodes MLKLNGINKIFNEGTPDEKIALAEINLHLKPGDFVTIIGSNGAGKSTMMNMISGALTPDFGSVLIDGNNVTTLPEYKRSHYIGRVFQDPMAGTAPTMTIEENLALAYSRNKGRGIRIGVDKKRREFFKESLEMLGLNLENRLSAKVGLLSGGERQALSLLMATFTKPSILLLDEHTAALDPSRAELITRITKYLVEKDNLTTLMVTHNMQQALDLGNRLIMMDKGQIILEVGEDRKHELTIPDLMAEFERIRGEKMNSDRALLG